A stretch of DNA from Methanoplanus endosymbiosus:
TTAATAGCCCTTCTGTAAGTCTGTCCCTTAGTGCAGATATTCTTGCAGATTCTTCCGGCATGTTATTGACCGCTATTTCGATTGCCAGACCCAGTCCGGCAATTCCCGGTACGTTCTCTGTTCCCGCACGTCTTCTTCTCTCCTGTGCACCACCATGCATCAGGGGATCGACTTTCACACCTTTCCGGATATAGAGTGCACCTGTTCCCTTTGGGCCGCTGAATTTATGCCCGGATAGTGAGAGCATGTCGATGTTCATCGCCTCCACATCTATGGGCACATGCCCTATTGCCTGCACTGCATCGGTATGAAAGATTACTCCCTTCTCCCTTGCTATTTTCCCAAGTTCTGCAACCGGCTCAATTGTTCCGATCTCATTGTTGGCAAACATAACAGATGCCAGAATTGTTTTGTCTGTTATGGCCTCCTCAAAGTCCTTTGGATCAACAAGTCCGTATTCATCCACAGGCAGGTATGTTATCTCAAAACCATGTTTTTCAAGCCATTCAACCGTATGCAGAACTGCGTGGTGCTCAATGGGTGTTGTTATTATGTGGTTGCCGGATTTTTGGTTCGCAAAAGCAGCACCTTTTATTGCCCAGTTGTCAGACTCGGTTCCGCCGGATGTGAAATATATCTCCTTTGGATCTGCGTTTATTGCCGATGCAACCTGTTTACGTGCCTTTCCGACCGCTTCTCTGGAATCTCCGGCAATACTGTACAGTGAAGAGGGATTGCCGAACTTCTCTGTCATATATTCTGACATAATGCTGACAACCTCCGTCCTTGTGGGTGTTGTTGCTGCATTGTCCATATAAATTAAAGGTTTATTGTCATCCATTGGAATCTTTTGCTCCGTCTGATCTTTAATTCTGATTAATAATATCCTTATCTTGGAAAAACATTATGTGTGTAGTTTTCAGGTTATTACTGAATAGATCTATTTTGTGTTGATCCTTTATGCTCTCTCCCATTTCCGGCATTATCTTCCGGCATGTTTAATAAATTATTTACAATTCTGCGTCACTGTTATTTTAATTGTGACTGTCCCCGGTGCAGTCTGACCGGACAGTATATTTTCGGTTGCCATCAGGAAAAGGGCGATCCGTCATTGTCCTGCTATCGGGAGAGGTATCTGCCATGGGAGTTAAGGCTGTTTTATTGATGGTGATGTTTATCTGCGGCCTTTTCTTATCCGTTTCTGCATTCCCATCGGATAATGATACTGTTTTTATTCAGGAAAACGGGTCTGAGATGTCCGGAGCCAATGCAACAGCCACTTTTAATGTTCCGGCTGCTTTACCTGTTCCGGCAGTTAATACAGGCCTTTTAGATTCTGCTGATGATGTGATTGATGATAGCTGTCCTGAGAGCAGCAGGTTTACTCCTGTTATCCACCCTTCCCTCTGGAATGTCTCATACATTGAAGGGAACTATAGCAGCATCCTGGATATTCCTGAAATCGGAGACGGTGATACCATCCGCATCTGGGGTGTTAAAAACTACTCTTATGAAGGTGGCATTATCATATCTGCACCGGATGTTACCATAGAACAATGGAGGGGGTCACCATTTCGCCCTGTAATCACAAACAGCTCAGATATTTTGGGCAGTGAAGCTTCAGCAGTTACTGTCACAGCCGATAATCTCACCCTGAACAGTCTGAATTTTTCTAATACCGGGCTTTTGTCCGGAGGTGATGGTGCCGGCGTGAATGCGTCCGGAAACAGGGAGAAACCTCTTGAAAAACTTACAGTCACCAACTGTATTTTTACTTCAAATAGTGTAAACAGGAGCAGAGAGAACCGGCGCTGCGGTGGAGCGATAAGTGCAGTTTATGTCAGTGGATTTCTGGCTGAAGGGACAGAATTCAGATCAAATTCCGGATATTACGGGACAGTATATCTTAGGGGTGGAAGTTTTGTCTTTTCAGGGAATACCGTTTTTGGTAATCTTGTTAAGTACGGCGGCGGGATATATGCGGAAAGCTGCAGGCTGGCAGTTGATGACACCATTATGCTCTCCAATGATGCCGGTGAATCAGGCGGTGGGGTATATGCTGAACTGTCCGTGCTTACGATGAAAAACACTACTGTTGGCTTGGGTATTATTGGCGAATCCGGTGGTGGGGTGTATGCTAACGGCAGCACGCTTTTCATTGTAAATTCCACACTTGAGGCCAACTGTGTTGGCGAATCCGGAAGTGGACTGTGTGCAGAGAACAGTATTGTCAGAATTGAAAATTCCATTGTAAATTACAATCTCTGTGATGAATCAGGATGTGGTGTCTGTTCTTACGGCGGTGAAATTACAATTACAGACTGCGCTGTAAACAACAATTCCGGCAGTAAACGTGGTGGCGGGGTATATGCCGAAACCGGCACCCTGAGAATTGAGAATTCCAGCGTAGAAAACAACACAGCAGCAATATCCGGCGGCGGCGTATTTGCTGAAAGAAGCCCGTTAACACTTGTAAATAACTTATTTTGCAATGATGAAAACTTCTGTGCCAGCGCTGCCGACTCTGATTATATCTGGAATGCTCTCTTTAACCGGACTTTTCTTCCGGCAGGTAATATTGCCGGGGGGCCGTATCTTGGTGGAAATGTCTGGGCTAATCCGGCAGGCACCGGCTTTTCAGATACCTGTCCGGACATGAATTATGACGGTATCTGTGATGAAAATCTTTTTTTTAAGGACGATATGAATGTAACTGTTGGCACTGATGAACTTGCGCTGGTGTATAACTGTTCCAGGGGGACTCTGAGAGTTTCGTCCGTACCTGCCGGTGCTCTTCTGTATGTGGACGGAGTCAGCATCAGCCGCAGTACAGACTCTCCGGTTTTGTTATACCTCCCGGCTGGAGAATGCACCATCGGAGCAGTTAAGGATGGTATGGTAAATCTCACTGCGGTAAGTGTCACTTCAGGGGAGAAGAGTTCTCTTGTACTTACTCTTGAAAGTCCTGTTCTGGTCCCTTTGATCAAAGCCGATCCTGTACGCGGAACGGCTCCTCTGAGTGTTGCTTTCAGCGGCAGTGCAGCGGGGAATGTGGTGGCGGATACATGGAACTGGACATTTGGTGATGGTGAGAGTGCCTACTCACGGAATGCCACTCACATCTTCAGTAGAGCCGGAACCTGGCCGGTTCTGCTGAATGCTTCCACCTCTGCAACCGGTTTTTCAAATGAGACATCCAGAAAGATTGAAGTTCTCCTGCCTTCACCGGTCATTGGTTCACCTTTAAGTCCGGCAGCAGACCAGAGTGTACGTTTTGCCGGCAGGGTGTACGGACTGCCTCAGCTGCTGGTTCTTGATTTCGGTGACGGAACTTCTTCTTATATATTGAATACTCCGGGAATTATGGGTTATAATACATCTCACAGTTACGCCTGCAAAGGGACATATGCTGTGAATCTTACGGTTAAAGCGGCCGGTGTCAGTGCTAACAGCAGCAGAGTAAATGTTACAGTTGTTGATCAGATTCCGGATGTCAGGGCCGTAAATATGACATATTTCAGAATTCCGGGGGCATACGTTGTACAAACCGGAGATGGGAAACAGAAAATTTCGGTGAACATATCCGGCGTAGTGTCATCAGGCGGGGCAGTAATGGCTGTAAACAACACTATAATTGTCACGAAATCTGATGGTTCTGTAATTGAAATTTCAACCGAATCGGCAGAAGAGAGCGGGGGTGACATCTCAGGCAATGTGACGAAGGTGTTAGTTCTTCCAAAACCTGTATCCGGATTTATCTGTGACCGGGCAGGCACGGCTGAGGTTGGTCTGGCTGTTATGGTTTCAGGTTATGAAGAGGAGGCTGCACTTGAGACAGATATTGCAGCAGGTGTTGCAGATGATGCAAAAGCTGCATTTACTGCTGCCTGCCCAGAAATTGGGGAGTTTGCTTATACTGTTTATTTTTTCAAATCCGGATTTTCGCGTAAATCTGTTATTGAGGGAGTTACCATGAACTTCTCGGTGAAAACATCCTGGGTGGCGGAGGTTGGCGGCAGTAACTCTGTCCGCATTCTTCGATGGAGGGATGGCGGCGCTTCTGCTGTGATAACTCCGGTTTTCATCGGTTATTCCGGTGAAAATTCTGTTTTTCAGGTGACAACGGATGGTTTTTCAGTATATGCTGTTGCCTCAGTACCCGCCTATTCTCAGGGAGGTGGTGGTGGCAGATCTTCAGGGTCCGGAGGATCTTCTTCTGTTGGTGTTGATGCGGTATCCTGCCTGAAAGCCGGTGAGGAAACCATTCTGAAACTTAAAAATGGGGCAGTGAGAGAGGTAGGCGTTCTTCCGGCAGTGGATATATCTGATCTGATGATTACTGCTGAACAGAAATCCGGCCCTGAAAATGGCATTTCCTATCCGGATGCAGAGATTTACCGGTATTATCTGGTAACTCTGTATAAAGCAGAGATCAGTGACATTGCTGAGATAACCTATACATTTGGAGTCCCGGAGGGCTGGCTTGAGGAACACAATGCTGTGCCGGCACTCTGGTGGTATGATTCAGCCGGAAAGATGTGGACGGAGTGTTCCGCGAAGATTTCCGGCAATGATGGAGGAATAGTAATTGCTGAGGCGAAATGTCCGGGTGTCGGGTGGATTGCCCCTGGAGGTATAACTGCTGATACTCCGGATGCCACGGGAGATTACAGAAAAGATGGTCCTGAATGCGGCAATGATTGTAGTAATACAGTGGCTGTTATCCACCCTGACGATTCTGAGGCAGTATCCTCTTCTGAAGGGACACTGCCGGTGCATGACAGAGAGGCCTCACCATCCGGTATGGCAGGTTTACTCATTGTCCCTGTTGCAGCAGCACTTCTCCGGCGGATTATTCTACGGAAATAATATTGCCTTAAAAGTCAGGAATGAACAAAAATTATGAGATCAGGTATCTGTTTAACCACCCAAGTTCTTCCTGAACTTTTCTGTACTGGTGGACGTAATTCCTGAGACTATGGGATTCTCCGGGGAACATTATAAACTTCACAGGTGCGGAACTCTCCTCATAAAATGTCCGGTAGGTAACCACTGCACTTGAAGTCTCCACATCTGAATCTTTGGTTCCGCTCATCATCAGGAGGGGTGTTGTGACATTTTCTGCCCGGTATATTGGTAATATATTTTCATACAGCCTGGGATTTTTGAAGGGAGACTCTCCGAAGTACCTCTTTGCCATTATAGTTCCGTCTGTACTGGCCAGTTCAGCATAATATTCGGCAGTTCCGGCTCCGCAGACGGCGGCTTTCAGAGAGGTATCCCATGTTATCAGGTCAAGAGTCAGTATTCCACCGTTTGACCATCCGGTCGAACCCGTCCTGTTTACGTCTGTTATGCCAGTCTCTGCAAGATACTCCTTTCCTGATATCAGGTCCTGAGCAGGCAGGTCATAATAATGTCCGTCTTCAATTGACTCTGCAAAATCAAACCCGTAATTTAAACTGCCGTGATAATTCACCGAAAGTGCCACAGCACCCATATCTGTAATCAGATGGTAGGGAAATTCCCATGTATCCCTCCAGCTATCAAAATCGGTGTAAGCCGGGCCACCGTGAATCACAAACACAAGAGGGTACTGTCTGCCTTTTATGTAATCCGCAGGATACCTGACTACCCCCTCAATCTCATCTCCAAGGGCACCGGTAAAGTGGACAATTCCGGAATTTCCTTTTATTTTTGGCAGGATGTCAGAGTTTAAATCTGTTATCTGCACCTCATATTTTATACTGCTCCCGGTAACGTCTGCGGCAAAAAACTGCCCCGGTGTATCAGCCGAGTTAAAGTCATAGACAACTTTATTCCCGTCGGAACTGCTGGCAAGTGCAAAAATATTTCCCTGATGCGTACCTGAAAGGATCTGGCTCTCCCAGCCGGAATCTGTATGCCGGAAAACAGCAGTCTGCGGGTTTGTCCCGTTCGCCAGCATGCCGAAAAAGCCGCCATTAAACGGCGTTATCTCAACATGATAGTTAAACCTGTCAATGTGAAGCCCTTTATCCCATTTCAGTGGAACTTCCTCGATTTTTCCCTCTTTTGGGTAATAAGCAAGCAGATCTGCGGTGTACAACATAGGATATGTCATTCCGCCGTACCGGAAGCGTTCGATATATATGACTGAACTGTCGGGTGCCCAGCAGATCGCATTTTCATTGTTTCCCCCTTCAGTCCGGCTGAAGATTAATTTTTCTGCTCCTGTGGCTGTATCTAAAAGTACATACCGGTAAACCGGGCCTGAAGTCCATCTGTCGGGATTGGCCGTTGACTTATACAGAATATAGTTCCCGTCCGGAGATGGAACATACATGGTAATTACATCGTCATTTGATGAGAGAGGCTCTGTGATTCCTGTTATAAGGGAGTATTTTTTTAGAATTTCAGGTCCGGGTTTTTCATCCACCACAAATGTATCATCATAATATCCTCCTGTCATCTTTTTTTCTGCCCCGTTAGAAACTGATCCAGTGTATATCAGTTCATCTTCATTGAGCCATGAAAATCCGTCGGGAAGTTCCGGAGAGATATTCTGAGGTATATATGCAGTCCGGCTGGCAAGTGACACGATTTTTAAAACAGTGTCTTTACTCTCTTTCTGTACAGCAGTATAGGCAGCCTGTCTTCCTTTTGGGGAAAGAACACATGAACGTGCAGTTTCGTCTTCCCCGGAAAGTCTGTATTCACGCCCTGTTCTGAGATCATAATATATCACTGTTCCGTTGATATATTCAGGCAGAAGTGCTGTTCCTTCTGTTTTGAGATATACGAGGCCGGAACCGTCCGGTGACAGAGTGAACATACCTGCATATTCCATATGTAACAGATCCTCTATGGTTAGATTGTCACTTTTCTCTCCTGATGCCGGAGTAACTGACATTATTGCGGCAAACGCCAGAATTAAGGCTAATCTGAAATATTTCCGGATATTAAATACCTCCTGATCTTCAGAGTTGACGGGAGTTATTGTTATGTCTGTTGATATTTTCCTGAACTTTCATTTTCATATAATATTCCGGATAATATGATCTCTTCTGGTTTCTTTTTTAATTTTAAACGGCAATATTTTCTGTAAACCTTATGATAGAGAGACTTTTTGTTTATGGTACACTTATGGAACCTGCTATTCAGAGGGAAGTCTTTGGAAGGGAGATTTCCGGAGCTACTGATTCACTGTATGGCTACAGGTTGGGAACGGTCACTTTTGGGAATGAGACGTTTCCTGCGATAAGGAGTGTATCCCTTAAGTCCGGTGAAGATGGGCATAACTCCGGAAAGGCGTTTTTTGCAGGAAGAGTCCGGAGTCCGGAGATCAAATCAGGTACGGGAGAGGATGAAGTTTCCGGCATTGTTCTCACACTATCTGATGAGGAACTGTCAGAGGCTGATTTCTATGAGGGAGAGTATTATGCAAGAAAGGAAGTCAGCCTTAAAAGTGGTCTGAAAGCATGGGTGTATGTAATCGAGGATTAATCACAAATTTTCAGGCAAAAAAAAGTTTTTTTATTCGTCAAGGACTATTCTTTCAAGGTCAAGCGGCATGATATACTCTCCGTTGCGGAAAGCACGCATATTTCCTCCTGAAATTTCATCGATTAACACGATCTCATCTCCAACCCTGCCGAATTCAAACTTGATGTCGTAGAGTTCGATATTCTTCTTTGCAAGTTCGTCCTTCATGATGGCTGTGATCTGCTGGGTTAATGATTTGACCTTTTCGTACTCGTCCGGGGTAAGAATTCCGAGATATTCGAGTGCGTCCTTTGTAATCGGAGGGTCCTCACGGTCATCGTCTTTTAATGTCGTCTCAACAAATGCGGGCAGTGATGCGGCTTCTTCTATGTAATCCCCATAGCGCCTGTAAAAACTTCCGACCGCACGAAGACGGCAGATAACTTCCAGGCCCTTTCCGAAAGTCTTTGCAGGCCTGACTGTCATGGTGACATTGTCGACATCAGCATCGATATAATGAGTGGGGATTCCCTTCTGATTTAATATTTCAAAGAAATATTTTGTCAGCCGGATACAGGCACGGCCTGCACCTTCCATAGTAAGCCCGACGGTATTCATGCCGGGGTCGAATACACCGTCAGCTCCGGTGCAGTCATCTTTGAATTTAAGCAGATAATTTCCGTTATCAAGTGCATAGACGTTTTTTGTCTTGCCTGTATAGACCAGTTTCATAGATTCCATTGAACTCATAGCGTTCCTCATTTTTAATAGATACAGATATTGTTTGGTGTAGAGGATTTAAAATGTGTTTTGTCAGGGCAGGAAGGACGAGAAAAATGGGCTAATATTTCCGGCGCAGCACCTTTCTTACCTGACAATGCGGCTGACATGCTAATTCTTCCTGGAACACAGACTCTGTTAATCATATGTTATATCATTGTCTCGGCAACGGGTGAGAAGATCGGCTGCATCGGTCTGATTGTTCCTGATTCCGGCCCTTTCTCAGAGGTATCGGTCTGAAGGATCAGGCCCCTAATATTTTATCGCTTCTTTTCGAATGCATTATCATCTGGAGAACTAATGTCTGGATTATGAAACTACTGTATGTACTCATTGCGGCCTGCATCCTTGTATTAACCGCAACCGCGTACACCTTCCCGGCAGCGGCCGGTTCGGACGAACTGAAATTGGTTTCTTCATTTGAAGGGGGGGAGCGCTGCAGCGCCGGACCATATGACGTGTTAGTTCTCTCCGGCTCCTACCGTGAGATGGGAAGACAGTACGGCAGCCTGATGAAGGACGAACTTCTGGCGGTATATGATGTCGTGACCGAAAATGCTATTAAAAACGGGTATGCCGTTGAAGAACTCCATAATGAGGTTGCTGTATCATGTGAATTTCAGCCGAAGCGGATGAAGGAGATCTATGCAGGGATGGCCGAGACATCTGGTCTGACAGAGGAGGATATTCGGGTTATTTATTATGGCCCTGTCATCTATCTCTGTGGCGGAGTCTCATGTTCATTCCTTGCCGCATGGGGCGATTATACCCCGGACGGAATGGTGGTTCTCTCCCGCAACTGGGATCTTTCTGATTCTGCCTCTGTATTCGATCCGTATTATGTGCTGGTTGTTTATAATCCGTCGGACGGGAGCAATGGGGTTGCGACCTTTGGTCCTGCCGGAACACGTCCGGAGACCTTAATGAACAGCGAAGGCCTCTTCATTGCCAATGATAACGATGGGGGTTCGGGAGGCTATCTGACAATGAATGACCGTCCTGATCTCATCTCTGAATTCTTCAGGTTCATGCTCGATTACTCCACACTGAAACAGCTTGACGCGGGCATCATGGCCACCCGTACGGATACCGGATGGATCGTGAATGCGGCCGGACCGGAAGAGGCGTACTCATACGAAGAGACGGTCTGGGAGATAAAAAGGCGGGACGGCAACGGCATAATCGCCGCAACGAACCATTTCGCTGATCCGGCATGGAACTTTGCCGGGATGCCGGCTGAGAATTCTCTTGTACGATATAATAACCTGTTCTCACTTGCAGATAAATCAAAAGGAAGTATAGATGCATCGGAGATGATGAATATTCGTGATATTCTCATTGATGATGGCGGTGCGAGATTCCTGCATTATAACCTGGGAGGATACGGTTATTCCACAGATCACCAGGTGGTCTTTGTTCCTGAAACCCGGGAACTCCGGATCAGGGTTCTTGATTCTGACTGGCAGAAGGTGGAGCTTGCCACTCTGTTTAAATCCTGATTTGATCAGGAAAATGCAATATTTTTTTATATCTGCCCAGGACTGACAGGTACCTGCGGTTTATGCTCCCGGTTCAGGATTAAGTAAGTATGTCACTCTCATCGTTATGGCTTTCTTCCTTTTTCTGTTTCCAGGCGGAATCCGGCTGCCGGAAGCAAATGATCGGGTAATGGGCATAATCGCTTTTATTGCCTTCTTTTTGGTTTTATGGTTATGCAGGCCGGAGATGCCATGGGTTGTAGCTGCTGAAGGGGCAGCCCTTATGTGATAGTTTTGGAAAAGGTCTTTTCCGGATAAACGAAAAAGAGTGTTATGCATGAACTCATAGAAGTCTGGAAGAACAAAAGAGGGCTGGTGCTGATTGCAGCGACTGCGGTCATGTATACACTTATCCTGACTGTCTTTAATGAGGTCCAGTGGGATATTGCAGGCATCGCGGTACGCCCTGCGGCAGCGCTTCCTGTTCTCTTCGGTATCCTGCTGGGGCCTGCCGCAGCCTGGGGATTTGGGATCGGCAACATTGCCGGAGATCTGACCGGTTCGTGGTCGCTGATGAGTGTCTCTGGTTTTCTTATCAACTTTCTCTACCCGTATCTCTCTTATCTCCTTTGGCACAGGCTTATGAAAGGGCGTGAATTAAAGATGGACAGGTATGGTACGGGTAATTATCTGCTTACTGCATTTATTGCCACTTTCGTGTGTATGGCACTTCTTGCGGCTCTTGGGGCGGTCTTCTTCGGCCGGCCCTTTGAGAGCAAGTTCATCGCTTACTTCAGCAACAATATCATATGGGCAATGATTGCAGGTTCTCTTCTCTCATGGCTGACATTTAATGTTGCAGTCCGGAAAGGGCTGGTATATGGGAAGAAATGGAAGGTTTAATTCGTGCATTTCAAATTTATGGCTTTTATGATCTGATTCGGGACGCTGCCAGCAGGCTGTAAAACTCCTCCGGAATATTGGTCATCAGGACACGGGGTGCCTGGATTTCATAATATTCCCGGTTGTCTCCGGAGGCTTTTATCTTCTTTCCGGCAATTTATGTAACCAGTGAAAATTCACTCTTTGTGCACCGGATACAGGTCTTCGGCAGCAGCCGGATGTTTGACGGGTCAAATTCTATCTTTTCTAAGTACGGCTGAGCATACCTGATTCCGGCTGCAATATACTTTTCCTGCTTCAGGGATATTTTTTGCCGGAATATTCCTTCCCGATGCAGGAGATCAGATAGAGAATCGGTATGAGTGAAAATATTACAAATAATTCCGGGATGGATGTACTGCCAGGATGAAGGGTCTGCCTTGTTACTCCTGAATCAAGGAGGATGAAGCTGAAAAATATTAATGACAGTGTACCTGAAATAACTCTTTTTTTGGGAAACCGGATGACTGAAACGGCCAGTAATAATGCAGTCAGACCTTCTGTGAATAGGTAAATGCCTGCGTATAATCCAGCAATCCTGATCC
This window harbors:
- a CDS encoding gamma-glutamylcyclotransferase family protein; this translates as MIERLFVYGTLMEPAIQREVFGREISGATDSLYGYRLGTVTFGNETFPAIRSVSLKSGEDGHNSGKAFFAGRVRSPEIKSGTGEDEVSGIVLTLSDEELSEADFYEGEYYARKEVSLKSGLKAWVYVIED
- a CDS encoding C45 family autoproteolytic acyltransferase/hydolase, which codes for MKLLYVLIAACILVLTATAYTFPAAAGSDELKLVSSFEGGERCSAGPYDVLVLSGSYREMGRQYGSLMKDELLAVYDVVTENAIKNGYAVEELHNEVAVSCEFQPKRMKEIYAGMAETSGLTEEDIRVIYYGPVIYLCGGVSCSFLAAWGDYTPDGMVVLSRNWDLSDSASVFDPYYVLVVYNPSDGSNGVATFGPAGTRPETLMNSEGLFIANDNDGGSGGYLTMNDRPDLISEFFRFMLDYSTLKQLDAGIMATRTDTGWIVNAAGPEEAYSYEETVWEIKRRDGNGIIAATNHFADPAWNFAGMPAENSLVRYNNLFSLADKSKGSIDASEMMNIRDILIDDGGARFLHYNLGGYGYSTDHQVVFVPETRELRIRVLDSDWQKVELATLFKS
- a CDS encoding S9 family peptidase, producing MSVTPASGEKSDNLTIEDLLHMEYAGMFTLSPDGSGLVYLKTEGTALLPEYINGTVIYYDLRTGREYRLSGEDETARSCVLSPKGRQAAYTAVQKESKDTVLKIVSLASRTAYIPQNISPELPDGFSWLNEDELIYTGSVSNGAEKKMTGGYYDDTFVVDEKPGPEILKKYSLITGITEPLSSNDDVITMYVPSPDGNYILYKSTANPDRWTSGPVYRYVLLDTATGAEKLIFSRTEGGNNENAICWAPDSSVIYIERFRYGGMTYPMLYTADLLAYYPKEGKIEEVPLKWDKGLHIDRFNYHVEITPFNGGFFGMLANGTNPQTAVFRHTDSGWESQILSGTHQGNIFALASSSDGNKVVYDFNSADTPGQFFAADVTGSSIKYEVQITDLNSDILPKIKGNSGIVHFTGALGDEIEGVVRYPADYIKGRQYPLVFVIHGGPAYTDFDSWRDTWEFPYHLITDMGAVALSVNYHGSLNYGFDFAESIEDGHYYDLPAQDLISGKEYLAETGITDVNRTGSTGWSNGGILTLDLITWDTSLKAAVCGAGTAEYYAELASTDGTIMAKRYFGESPFKNPRLYENILPIYRAENVTTPLLMMSGTKDSDVETSSAVVTYRTFYEESSAPVKFIMFPGESHSLRNYVHQYRKVQEELGWLNRYLIS
- a CDS encoding phosphoribosylaminoimidazolesuccinocarboxamide synthase; amino-acid sequence: MESMKLVYTGKTKNVYALDNGNYLLKFKDDCTGADGVFDPGMNTVGLTMEGAGRACIRLTKYFFEILNQKGIPTHYIDADVDNVTMTVRPAKTFGKGLEVICRLRAVGSFYRRYGDYIEEAASLPAFVETTLKDDDREDPPITKDALEYLGILTPDEYEKVKSLTQQITAIMKDELAKKNIELYDIKFEFGRVGDEIVLIDEISGGNMRAFRNGEYIMPLDLERIVLDE
- a CDS encoding PKD domain-containing protein, translated to MGVKAVLLMVMFICGLFLSVSAFPSDNDTVFIQENGSEMSGANATATFNVPAALPVPAVNTGLLDSADDVIDDSCPESSRFTPVIHPSLWNVSYIEGNYSSILDIPEIGDGDTIRIWGVKNYSYEGGIIISAPDVTIEQWRGSPFRPVITNSSDILGSEASAVTVTADNLTLNSLNFSNTGLLSGGDGAGVNASGNREKPLEKLTVTNCIFTSNSVNRSRENRRCGGAISAVYVSGFLAEGTEFRSNSGYYGTVYLRGGSFVFSGNTVFGNLVKYGGGIYAESCRLAVDDTIMLSNDAGESGGGVYAELSVLTMKNTTVGLGIIGESGGGVYANGSTLFIVNSTLEANCVGESGSGLCAENSIVRIENSIVNYNLCDESGCGVCSYGGEITITDCAVNNNSGSKRGGGVYAETGTLRIENSSVENNTAAISGGGVFAERSPLTLVNNLFCNDENFCASAADSDYIWNALFNRTFLPAGNIAGGPYLGGNVWANPAGTGFSDTCPDMNYDGICDENLFFKDDMNVTVGTDELALVYNCSRGTLRVSSVPAGALLYVDGVSISRSTDSPVLLYLPAGECTIGAVKDGMVNLTAVSVTSGEKSSLVLTLESPVLVPLIKADPVRGTAPLSVAFSGSAAGNVVADTWNWTFGDGESAYSRNATHIFSRAGTWPVLLNASTSATGFSNETSRKIEVLLPSPVIGSPLSPAADQSVRFAGRVYGLPQLLVLDFGDGTSSYILNTPGIMGYNTSHSYACKGTYAVNLTVKAAGVSANSSRVNVTVVDQIPDVRAVNMTYFRIPGAYVVQTGDGKQKISVNISGVVSSGGAVMAVNNTIIVTKSDGSVIEISTESAEESGGDISGNVTKVLVLPKPVSGFICDRAGTAEVGLAVMVSGYEEEAALETDIAAGVADDAKAAFTAACPEIGEFAYTVYFFKSGFSRKSVIEGVTMNFSVKTSWVAEVGGSNSVRILRWRDGGASAVITPVFIGYSGENSVFQVTTDGFSVYAVASVPAYSQGGGGGRSSGSGGSSSVGVDAVSCLKAGEETILKLKNGAVREVGVLPAVDISDLMITAEQKSGPENGISYPDAEIYRYYLVTLYKAEISDIAEITYTFGVPEGWLEEHNAVPALWWYDSAGKMWTECSAKISGNDGGIVIAEAKCPGVGWIAPGGITADTPDATGDYRKDGPECGNDCSNTVAVIHPDDSEAVSSSEGTLPVHDREASPSGMAGLLIVPVAAALLRRIILRK
- the nifS gene encoding cysteine desulfurase NifS; translated protein: MDDNKPLIYMDNAATTPTRTEVVSIMSEYMTEKFGNPSSLYSIAGDSREAVGKARKQVASAINADPKEIYFTSGGTESDNWAIKGAAFANQKSGNHIITTPIEHHAVLHTVEWLEKHGFEITYLPVDEYGLVDPKDFEEAITDKTILASVMFANNEIGTIEPVAELGKIAREKGVIFHTDAVQAIGHVPIDVEAMNIDMLSLSGHKFSGPKGTGALYIRKGVKVDPLMHGGAQERRRRAGTENVPGIAGLGLAIEIAVNNMPEESARISALRDRLTEGLLKIPKTHLNGHPEKRLPNNVNVVFEYIEGESILLMLNRKGICASTGSACTSDSLDASHVLKACNVPIEIAHGSLRLTLGEMNSDEDVDYVLNAVPGIVQKLRNMSPLTPEELRTAQ
- a CDS encoding QueT transporter family protein, coding for MHELIEVWKNKRGLVLIAATAVMYTLILTVFNEVQWDIAGIAVRPAAALPVLFGILLGPAAAWGFGIGNIAGDLTGSWSLMSVSGFLINFLYPYLSYLLWHRLMKGRELKMDRYGTGNYLLTAFIATFVCMALLAALGAVFFGRPFESKFIAYFSNNIIWAMIAGSLLSWLTFNVAVRKGLVYGKKWKV